Below is a genomic region from Treponema sp. OMZ 798.
ACACTTCCCTTGTTTTAAAACAAAATATAGAACACATAGATGAAATTATTTTTACCATTCCCGATAATTCTCTCCCGCCTCGATTCAACGAGTTAAGACTTATCAAAAAAAAGGATAAGTTTATTTTAAGTACTAAAACAGGAGAATATAAGGTTCAGCCGGCCCTAATAGAGCGCCTCTTTTCGGCATTAAGCACAAGGCAAAATTTTAAGCTTGTAAGCGATTCCGTCAAACAATATTTTAATTTCGGCTTGGATGAAGATCATGCTGCGCGGTTGCAGCTTTTGCGTTCCGATAAAACCATAATAGGAGATTTTGTTTTCGGAAAAAACGATACTCTCGGTATAAACCGCTATGTGCGGATAGATGCCCGCACAAAAATTTTTATTATGCCCGATGTTTTAGCCTCTTTTTTAACCGTAAGCAGTAATTTCTGGCTTGACTTACAAATTTATAAATACAGGTTTGAGAAAAATTCAATCCAGCTTATCAAAAAAAATAAGGGTTCCATAATCCGTTCAAATAAAAATGAAAAGGTCTTTGATGAGCTGCAAACATTTTTAAAACAATTTTCATGTATAGATATTTTTCCCGCACTTCCTCTTAATAATGCAAAAAGTGAAGAGCTTAATTTAATTTTAGGAAGCGGGGAAAACATAAAGATGATTTTTACACCGATGGAAGGCGGCGATTTTATTTTGTTTGATTCTTCTTCAAATAATTCCTATGTGATAAGCGGATACACAAAACGCCGCATTGATTCCATCTTAAATTCTATTGCCCCTAAAGACTGATGTTTTTAATTGCAGTTTCGCTCAGTAGTTTTTCGGTATTGCTTATGCAAAGCTCCAAATAATTTTCGGGTATAGGTGCTTTTTTCCAAGGATGGGTTAAGCCGCTTGAGCTGTTTATTCTTATAAGGGTCAAATCGCAGCCTGCATTTTTAAGAACTTCCA
It encodes:
- a CDS encoding DUF4340 domain-containing protein, whose amino-acid sequence is MKNFFKLKKYTQGLIFVNIFFLLVLLFVNIPKAEANIFNTSLVLKQNIEHIDEIIFTIPDNSLPPRFNELRLIKKKDKFILSTKTGEYKVQPALIERLFSALSTRQNFKLVSDSVKQYFNFGLDEDHAARLQLLRSDKTIIGDFVFGKNDTLGINRYVRIDARTKIFIMPDVLASFLTVSSNFWLDLQIYKYRFEKNSIQLIKKNKGSIIRSNKNEKVFDELQTFLKQFSCIDIFPALPLNNAKSEELNLILGSGENIKMIFTPMEGGDFILFDSSSNNSYVISGYTKRRIDSILNSIAPKD